A stretch of the Ascaphus truei isolate aAscTru1 chromosome 4, aAscTru1.hap1, whole genome shotgun sequence genome encodes the following:
- the TRMT6 gene encoding tRNA (adenine(58)-N(1))-methyltransferase non-catalytic subunit TRM6: MQEPISACGQLISEGDFVVLKREEVFKAVPVQRRKKVIFEKQWIYLDNAIGKHYGTTFEISAGGNLQTKRKEAVTPEPKEAGADNRNIVDDGKSQKLTRDDIEALKEKGIKGQEIVQQLIENSTTFRDKTEFAQEKYIKKKKKKYESHIIIVKPSTRIIAMMYYAREPGKICQLRYDTLAQMLTLGNIHAGSKVIVMETCAGLVLGAVMERMGGFGSVIQMYPGGGPVRAATDCFGFPKSFYKNLYELPLNKAESIVSGTFSYRTALSEHDITLVDEESNGSASERPDPTRDVEESSDVTEPEAMMDTNEQGSQEGMKVCSEVPENHERGQTSEKKDVAVEKKRRQEERRKKEAEAAALLQDKNADGLIIASRFHPTPLLLALLEFVAPARPFVVYCQYKEPLLESYTKLREKGGVVNLKLSETWMRNYQVLPDRSHPKLVMSGGGGYILSGITVNREAVKSNTRGQEKSEEPAAKKAKVEDIES, encoded by the exons AAAAGTAATTTTTGAAAAGCAGTGGATCTATTTAGATAATGCCATTGGAAAACACTATGGCACCACATTTGAGATTTCTGCTGGTGGAAATCTTCAAACAAAGAGAAAGGAAGCGGTGACTCCAG AGCCAAAGGAAGCAGGTGCTGACAACCGTAATATAGTTGATGATGGAAAATCGCAGAAACTAACTAGAGATGATATCGAAGCTTTAAAAGAAAAGGGCATTAAAGGCCAG GAAATAGTTCAGCAGCTAATTGAGAATAGTACTACATTCCGCGACAAGACCGAATTTGCACAAGAGAAATAcataaagaagaaaaagaaaaa ATACGAGTCACACATCATAATTGTGAAGCCCTCTACTCGTATTATTGCAATGATGTATTATGCAAGAGAACCTGGAAAAATCTG ccAGCTCAGATATGATACCTTGGCACAGATGCTAACATTAGGAAAtattcatgctggcagtaaagtAATTGTGATGGAAACCTGTGCTGGGTTAGTTTTGGGCGCTGTAATGGAGCGAATGGGAG GTTTTGGATCTGTTATACAGATGTATCCAGGTGGTGGGCCTGTCAGAGCAGCAACGGACTGTTTTGGTTTTCCAAAGTCCTTTTACAAAAATCTTTATGAGCTCCCTCTCAACAAAGCGGAGAGCATCGTCTCTGGAACATTTTCCTACCGGACTGCCCTCTCGGAGCATGACATTACACTTGTGGATGAAGAAAGCAACGGATCTGCGAGTGAAAGGCCGGATCCCACACGGGACGTTGAAGAATCCAGTGATGTCACAGAACCTGAAGCTATGATGGACACCAATGAGCAGGGGAGCCAGGAAGGGATGAAAGTTTGCAGTGAGGTTCCAGAAAACCATGAGAGAGGACAGACATCTGAGAAGAAAGACGTT GCAGTAGAAAAGAAGCGGAGACAAGAAGAGCGAAGAAAAAAGGAGGCAGAAGCGGCCGCTTTGTTGCAAGACAAAAATGCAGATGG GTTAATTATAGCCTCCCGGTTCCATCCTACGCCTTTGCTTCTTGCGTTGCTGGAATTTGTTGCTCCTGCTAGACCTTTTGTTGTATACTGTCAGTATAAAGAG CCACTCCTTGAAAGTTATACAAAACTCAGAGAAAAAGGAGGTGTAGTGAATCTCAAACTCTCAGAAACCTGGATGAGGAACTACCAG GTTTTGCCGGACCGGAGCCACCCAAAACTAGTAATGAGCGGAGGTGGAGGCTACATATTATCTGGCATTACTGTGAACAGAGAAGCTGTAAAGTCAAATACCAGAGGCCAAGAGAAGAGTGAAGAACCAGCAGCCAAAAAAGCAAAGGTTGAAGATATTGAAAGCTAA